A single window of Cryptococcus depauperatus CBS 7841 chromosome 2, complete sequence DNA harbors:
- a CDS encoding phosphomethylpyrimidine kinase — translation MTTTQALHLEPIQKPHIMTIAGSDSSGGAGVQADLKTIEAFGCYGSSIFTGLTAQNTLGIQAVHVVPTDFVVQQLRSVMSDIPPVAIKIGMLTCAETIKAIAQEIAKIDATIVLDPVMVSTSGHELLPSDAVEALFELYPYVDYLTPNIPEAIRLSQWTGKVGSLVEMVDLAVKTNERVRSLYVLLKGGHLSFSRSEVLEYVGKHPIVWEEGDDEGDTVEICNEYVKSLNMNAQRPRELVVDILVKNGKVEAMFVGKKVDSSSNHGTGCTLSSAIACSYATFGSGNASSDTIAVFKRAIKYTQSAIATSFPFGNGHAPLNHGYLTFRRALPPPTDHNPHPFLTHLIQSDLPLWKSYVQHPFVVQLGKGTLPKECFAHYIKQDYHYLKHYARAHALGAYKADSFEDIKAFSEISLHIARESAMHVNYCKQFGIDLATLIATPESAYCSAYARYVIDIGTQGDILDLYIAVASCLVGYGEVGLWLQKQVEIGEAKIEGNIYARWISDYGGREFLDAVNRGIANLERRVAQDPPTPEKLDRLTKIFQECVRLEAGFWTMGLEQL, via the exons ATGACTACGACGCAAGCTTTGCATTTGGAGCCTATTCAGAAGCCTCATATCATGACTATTGCGG GGAGTGACTCTAGTGGTGGTGCTGGTGTACAA GCCGATTTGAAGACGATTGAAGCATTCGGGTGTTATGGATCTTCCATTTTCACTGGTTTGACGGCTCAAAATACGCTGGGTATCCAGGCAGTTCATGTGGTTCCAACAGACTTTGTTGTGCAGCAG CTGCGATCAGTCATGTCTGACATACCTCCCGTTGCCATCAAAATTGGCATGCTTACATGCGCCGAAACCATCAAGGCTATCGCTCAGGAAATTGCCAAGATTGACGCCACCATAGTACTCGATCCTGTCATGGTTTCCACCAGTGGTCATGAATTGCTCCCTTCTGATGCTGTCGAGGCTTTGTTTGAGTTGTATCCCTATGTGGATTATCTAACACCCAACATTCCCGAGGCTATCAGGCTGTCGCAGTGGACGGGCAAAGTCGGAAGCCTCGTGGAGATGGTTGATCTGGCTGTCAAGACGAATGAACGTGTCAGGTCGCTTTATGTCCTTCTCAAAGGCGGCcacctctccttctcccGTTCAGAGGTCCTCGAGTATGTTGGTAAGCATCCCATCGTCTGGGAAGAAGGGGACGATGAGGGTGATACCGTTGAGATTTGCAATGAATATGTAAAGTCCCTCAACATGAACGCGCAGAGGCCTAGGGAGCTAGTGGTGGATATTTTGGTGAAGAATGGCAAAGTGGAAGCTATGTTTGTTGGCAAGAAGGTGGATAGCTCAAGCAACCATGGGACGGGATGTACATTGAGCTCAGCCATCGCTTGTTCCTATGCTACTTTTGGCTCTGGAAACGCTT CCAGCGACACAATCGCCGTGTTCAAACGAGCCATCAAATACACTCAGTCTGCCATTGCTacctcttttccattcGGCAATGGTCATGCTCCCTTGAATCATGGATACCTGACGTTCCGTCGTGCTCTTCCTCC GCCTACAGACCATAACCCCCATCCTTTCCTTACCCATCTGATTCAATCTGACTTGCCCTTGTGGAAATCGTATGTTCAACATCCGTTTGTCGTCCAGCTTGGAAAAGGCACCCTGCCCAAGGAATGTTTTGCCCATTACATCAAGCAGGACTACCATTACCTCAAACATT ATGCTCGCGCTCATGCACTCGGCGCATATAAGGCCGATAGTTTTGAAGATATCAAGGCGTTCTCAGAGATATCATTGCATATTGCCAGAGAATCGGCTATGCATGTCAAT TACTGCAAGCAATTTGGTATCGATCTTGCGACTCTCATAGCTACACCAGAATCAGCCTATTGCTCAGCATATGCACGTTATGTGATTGACATTGGCACCCAAGGTGATATTCTCGATCTCTATATTGCTGTTGCGTCTTGCTTGGTTGGCTATGGGGAAGTCGGCTTGTGGTTACAAAAGCAGGTAGAGATTGGCGAGGCAAAAATCGAAGGCAACATCTATGCCCGATGGATATCTGACTATGGGGGCCGGGAATTTCTGGATGCTGTCAATAGGGGCATAG CAAATCTTGAACGTCGCGTTGCTCAAGATCCCCCGACGCCTGAAAAACTCGATAGACTGACAAAAATCTTCCAAGAGTGTGTAAGGCTTGAAGCTGGCTTTTGGACCATGGGATTGGAGCAGCTCTAA